A window of Echeneis naucrates chromosome 13, fEcheNa1.1, whole genome shotgun sequence contains these coding sequences:
- the LOC115052860 gene encoding zinc finger FYVE domain-containing protein 1, which translates to MSDILMKEMESVSISPVKAEPRPDGVRSFLLVDEQENLQVRDEYEFVDRLGCGDVAGVKVLSIFGNTGDGKSHTLNHILFDGESVFYTSKSPSSCTVGVWAAYNPTLSLVALDTEGLLGAAVHQNQRMRLLLKVLAVSDIVVYRTRAERLHNDMFQFLSSASGAYLKHFTPELRALSARCGLDVPLSSLGPAVIVFQETTHTQLLGQDSKVAGQPDTLLQKRFYDLGLSTEAFSSVQYVGTQTIRPPTNYNSLLEAVKQQVKNTHTRSPRQPGIVFHALEGLSERFCGELADDKMTLYSFFPDEYFTCSALCLSCNIRCKNGMNHLRDRVPHMADGLCQYAHQYNNKVLICKRCYEGGREVIVVPKTSASTDNPWFGLAKYAWSGYVLECGSCGVIYRSRQYWMGNQDPESGVVRSEVKHVWEGSDTFLTNHQNAAQRVLDGMNYVIQSVSEYSTGPTKAVAAWLTDQVAPPYWRPNTEITACHGCQREFEEAERKHHCRSCGEGFCHPCSSQRMPVPERGWGNGPVRVCKACYRQGGPADTNSQVCKVEPRGLIARRVTEVAQSTLDMVTTAVDYPLSFVKEVARPDYWVPDQDITQCHQCSKTFTAIMSKHHCRACGQGVCGPCSSHIKPVPSRGWDHPVRVCDSCHARTDSL; encoded by the exons ATGTCAGACATACTCATGAAGGAGATGGAGAGTGTATCGATCAGTCCGGTGAAGGCGGAGCCGCGTCCCGACGGAGTCCGCAGCTTCCTGCTGGTGGACGAGCAGGAAAACCTGCAG GTCCGCGACGAGTACGAGTTTGTGGACAGACTTGGGTGTGGGGATGTTGCAGGTGTCAAAGTCCTCTCCATCTTTGGCAACACTGGTGATGGTAAATCACATACTCTCAACCACATCCTGTTTGACGGTGAGAGTGTGTTCTACACCTCGAAGTCCCCCAGCTCCTGTACGGTGGGAGTGTGGGCTGCCTATAACCCCACTCTCAGTCTGGTCGCTCTGGATACTGAGGGGCTCTTAGGAGCTGCAGTCCACCAAAACCAGAGAATGCGGCTGCTGCTGAAG GTATTGGCAGTGTCTGATATTGTAGTCTATCGCACACGAGCCGAACGCCTCCACAATGACATGTTCCAGTTCCTGAGCAGCGCTTCTGGGGCCTACCTGAAGCACTTCACCCCAGAGCTCAGGGCGCTTTCGGCCCGCTGTGGTCTGGACGTGCCCCTCTCTTCTCTTGGGCCTGCTGTTATCGTCTTCCAAGAGACAACACATACTCAGTTGCTGGGTCAAG ACTCCAAGGTGGCCGGCCAGCCTGATACGTTGCTCCAGAAGCGTTTTTACGACCTGGGCTTGAGCACAGAGGCCTTCAGCTCGGTGCAGTACGTTGGCACCCAGACAATCAGACCCCCAACAAACTACAACAGCCTGCTGGAGGCTGTTAAGCAGCAAGTAaagaacacgcacacacgttCCCCGCGCCAGCCTGGGATAGTATTTCACGCACTGGAA GGCTTGAGTGAGCGTTTCTGTGGGGAATTGGCTGATGACAAGATGACCCTGTACTCCTTCTTCCCAGATGAATACttcacctgctctgctctctgcctcagCTGCAA CATTCGCTGTAAAAATGGAATGAACCATCTTAGAGACAGAGTCCCACACATGGCAGATGGGCTCTGCCAGTACGCACACCAGtacaacaacaaagtcctcatCTGTAAA CGGTGCTatgaaggaggcagagaggtgaTTGTTGTGCCTAAGACGTCAGCTTCCACTGATAACCCATGGTTTGGGCTGGCCAAATATGCCTGGTCAGG ttATGTGCTGGAGTGTGGTAGTTGTGGTGTAATCTACCGAAGCAGACAGTACTGGATGGGAAACCAGGACCCTGAGAGTGGTGTGGTACGATCTGAGGTCAAGCACGTATGGGAAGGG tCTGACACCTTCCTCACCAACCACCAGAATGCTGCACAGAGAGTTCTTGATGGGATGAACTACGTGATTCAGTCAGTTTCAGAGTACAGCACGGGCCCCACGAAAGCTGTCGCTGCTTGGCTCACTGATCAGGTGGCTCCTCCCTACTGGAGACCCAACACAGAGATCACT GCTTGTCATGGCTGTCAGCGTGAGTtcgaggaggcagagaggaagcaCCACTGTCGATCTTGTGGCGAGGGTTTCTGCCATCCATGCTCCAGCCAAAGGATGCCAGTTCCAGAGAGGGGCTGGGGTAATGGCCCTGTCAGGGTGTGTAAGGCCTGCTACCGGCAGGGCGGACCAGCCGATACTAACAGTCAAG TGTGTAAGGTGGAGCCTCGTGGCCTTATAGCTCGCAGGGTGACAGAGGTGGCTCAGTCTACGCTGGACATGGTCACCACAGCAGTGGACTACCCTCTCA GTTTTGTGAAGGAGGTTGCTCGACCGGACTACTGGGTGCCTGATCAGGACATCACCCAGTGTCACCAGTGCTCCAAAACCTTCACTGCAATCATGTCCAAGCACCACTGCAGGGCCTGTGGACAGGGTGTGTGTGGACCCTGCTCCTCTCACATCAAGCCTGTACCTTCCCGGGGCTGGGACCACCCGGTCAGAGTGTGTGACAGCTGCCACGCCCGCACAGACAgtctgtga